In a genomic window of Bacteroidota bacterium:
- a CDS encoding aminotransferase class IV produces the protein MDTTTNYIIVNGEQFVEGTEVFTSKNRAFRYGDGVFETIRVINGKIPFLKFHFARLIKACDFLKLDISNLLLGNVLEGQLYTLLEKNKLTQGAKIRLTIFRNDGGLYAPLTNKAGYCIEAEALSTNNFELNTKGLAVELFSDIKKQIHLLSNFKTNNCLPYIMAGIYRTEKKFDDCIILNDKSHVCEAISSTIFLVINGALYTPSLAEGCVDGVMRKIILSNAKNYRINCYEHAVMPNDMLRADEVFLTNSVSGIQWIGSYKNKRYFNSTSKKLCSMLNELTHTN, from the coding sequence ATGGATACTACAACGAATTACATTATTGTAAACGGAGAGCAGTTTGTGGAAGGTACTGAAGTATTTACTTCAAAAAACAGGGCATTCCGTTACGGTGATGGAGTATTTGAAACGATACGGGTTATTAACGGCAAAATTCCATTTTTAAAATTCCATTTTGCGCGATTAATAAAAGCATGCGATTTTTTAAAATTAGATATCAGCAATTTATTGCTTGGAAATGTTTTAGAAGGTCAACTTTATACTTTACTAGAAAAAAACAAGCTAACACAAGGAGCTAAAATTCGCTTAACAATTTTTCGTAACGATGGAGGTTTATATGCACCCTTGACGAATAAAGCCGGATATTGCATTGAAGCGGAAGCCCTTTCTACAAATAATTTTGAGTTAAACACCAAGGGACTTGCAGTTGAATTATTCAGCGATATTAAAAAGCAAATACACTTGCTTTCAAACTTTAAAACCAATAATTGCCTGCCATACATTATGGCGGGAATTTATAGAACCGAGAAAAAATTTGATGATTGCATTATCTTAAATGATAAAAGCCATGTTTGTGAAGCCATTAGCTCAACTATTTTTTTGGTTATAAATGGTGCTTTGTATACTCCGTCTTTGGCTGAAGGATGTGTTGATGGAGTAATGCGAAAAATAATATTATCGAATGCTAAAAATTATCGTATAAACTGTTACGAACATGCAGTTATGCCAAATGATATGCTTAGAGCGGATGAGGTTTTTTTGACTAATTCGGTATCAGGAATTCAGTGGATAGGCTCCTATAAAAATAAGCGTTACTTTAATTCAACATCAAAAAAACTTTGTAGTATGCTTAACGAATTGACTCATACAAATTAG
- the pdxH gene encoding pyridoxamine 5'-phosphate oxidase produces MNEKVKHLRQEYAHSTLDDGAIELNPFYQFKKWFEEALSAELPEPHAMNLATVSENGRPSSRIVLLRNFDTSGFDFFTNYESKKGSDLLKNPQVALNFFWQQIERQIRIEGKIEKLSQEESDAYFLSRPTASQIGAWASAQSKPIANRSELEKQVDTYSKKFANQPIQRPAYWGGYKIVPDYFEFWQGRPSRLHDRIAYSLQNKEWKVSRLNP; encoded by the coding sequence ATGAACGAAAAAGTAAAACACCTTCGACAGGAATATGCCCATTCAACTCTAGATGACGGGGCTATTGAATTAAATCCTTTTTATCAATTTAAGAAGTGGTTTGAAGAGGCTTTAAGTGCAGAATTACCTGAACCTCATGCTATGAATTTAGCTACGGTTTCGGAAAATGGACGGCCATCTTCTAGAATTGTTTTACTTCGAAATTTTGACACAAGTGGTTTTGACTTTTTTACCAATTATGAAAGTAAAAAAGGTAGCGATTTGCTTAAAAATCCGCAGGTAGCATTGAATTTTTTTTGGCAACAAATCGAACGTCAAATTCGAATAGAAGGAAAAATTGAAAAGTTGAGCCAGGAGGAATCTGATGCGTATTTTTTGTCACGTCCAACTGCAAGTCAAATAGGAGCATGGGCATCGGCACAAAGCAAACCCATTGCAAACCGAAGCGAATTGGAAAAACAAGTAGACACCTATTCTAAAAAATTTGCTAACCAACCTATTCAGCGCCCGGCATATTGGGGCGGTTACAAAATTGTTCCTGATTATTTTGAGTTTTGGCAAGGAAGACCAAGTCGATTGCACGATCGAATAGCTTATTCTTTGCAGAACAAGGAGTGGAAAGTTAGCAGGTTGAATCCTTAA
- a CDS encoding YqgE/AlgH family protein: MKLSQAIEEFSEFDFPIYFGGPVKRDNLFFIHTLGSLVPESHEIYEGLFWGGNFEELKKLILSGKVKKEQVKFFLGYSGWEPHQLSREMEEHSWFVSQSNQSLILQQSDKELWREVMKAMGAEFAMLSNFPDNPSMN, from the coding sequence ATGAAACTAAGTCAAGCTATCGAAGAATTTAGTGAGTTTGATTTTCCAATTTACTTTGGAGGACCTGTAAAACGTGACAATTTGTTTTTTATTCATACACTCGGATCATTGGTCCCCGAAAGCCATGAAATTTATGAAGGATTATTTTGGGGAGGAAATTTTGAAGAACTTAAAAAACTAATATTAAGCGGGAAAGTTAAAAAAGAACAAGTAAAATTTTTCTTAGGATATTCCGGATGGGAACCGCATCAGCTAAGTCGCGAAATGGAGGAACATTCATGGTTTGTTTCCCAATCGAACCAATCTCTTATACTTCAACAAAGTGATAAGGAATTATGGCGAGAGGTAATGAAAGCTATGGGGGCAGAATTTGCCATGTTGAGTAATTTTCCTGACAATCCTTCAATGAACTAA
- a CDS encoding rhomboid family intramembrane serine protease, whose protein sequence is MSSSIVIVVITCVVSLIAFNNEHWMQRLRFNAYQINHSKNFYRFFSYGIVHADMLHLFVNMYVLYSFGPWVEYFFEQYFQEKATFFYLVLYVGAVFTSVIPSFEKHKNHPYYNAVGASGAISAIVFASILFDPLAPMGLLFIPIQFPAVVFGIAYLIYSYYMAQKGSDSIGHDAHFFGALFGIMFCILLNKNIAVNFVYQIGEWFSR, encoded by the coding sequence ATGAGTAGTTCTATTGTCATTGTTGTAATAACCTGCGTAGTATCTTTGATTGCTTTTAACAACGAGCATTGGATGCAGCGATTGAGGTTTAATGCCTATCAAATTAATCATAGCAAAAATTTTTATCGATTTTTTAGTTATGGAATTGTGCATGCCGATATGCTTCATCTGTTCGTAAATATGTACGTTTTGTACAGTTTCGGACCTTGGGTAGAATATTTTTTTGAACAATATTTTCAAGAAAAAGCAACTTTTTTTTATCTAGTACTCTATGTTGGTGCTGTGTTTACAAGTGTTATTCCCAGCTTCGAAAAGCATAAAAACCATCCTTATTACAATGCTGTTGGTGCATCGGGTGCAATTTCGGCAATAGTTTTTGCAAGTATATTGTTTGACCCCTTAGCTCCAATGGGATTGCTGTTTATACCAATACAGTTTCCTGCTGTTGTTTTCGGCATAGCCTATTTAATATACAGCTATTATATGGCGCAAAAAGGCAGTGATTCAATAGGTCATGATGCGCATTTTTTTGGGGCATTATTTGGAATAATGTTTTGCATTTTATTAAATAAGAATATTGCCGTTAATTTTGTTTACCAAATAGGAGAGTGGTTTAGCAGATAA
- a CDS encoding YqgE/AlgH family protein — MIQNKLKAKKGRLLISEPTLADSYFKRSVIVLTEHGENGSVGFILNKNRNETKSSYRRI, encoded by the coding sequence ATGATACAGAATAAATTAAAAGCAAAAAAAGGACGTTTGCTCATTTCGGAGCCAACTTTAGCTGATTCCTATTTTAAGCGCTCAGTAATAGTGCTTACCGAACATGGCGAAAATGGTAGCGTTGGATTTATCCTAAATAAAAACAGAAATGAAACTAAGTCAAGCTATCGAAGAATTTAG